In Pleomorphomonas sp. T1.2MG-36, a single window of DNA contains:
- the ugpA gene encoding sn-glycerol-3-phosphate ABC transporter permease UgpA, giving the protein MQTKRTVFGNRLLPYALLLPQIAVTVVFFLWPAAQAVLQSFQREDAFGLSTTWVGLTNYADLIQEPTYLNSLKVTAIFAPAVTLLSVGLGLVFAVSLDRLVRGGRVYAALLVWPYAVAPAVAGILWWFLFNPTIGLLPYLLAAVGYRWDHALQPTDAMILVVIAASWKQVSYNFLFFTAGLQAIPKSMIEAAAIDGAGPVKRFFTIVFPLLSPTTFFLAVINLVYAMFDTFPVIHATTGGNPAQSTNILVYKVFVDGFIGLNLGSSAAQSVVLMAIVVALTVIQFKWVERKVTY; this is encoded by the coding sequence ATGCAGACCAAGCGCACCGTTTTCGGCAACCGCCTGCTGCCCTATGCGCTCCTTTTGCCGCAAATCGCAGTGACCGTCGTCTTCTTCCTGTGGCCGGCGGCCCAGGCTGTTCTTCAGTCCTTCCAGCGCGAAGATGCCTTCGGTCTGTCCACGACATGGGTCGGTCTCACCAATTATGCCGACCTTATTCAGGAGCCGACCTATCTCAACTCGTTGAAGGTGACGGCCATCTTCGCGCCGGCGGTAACGCTGCTGTCCGTGGGGCTCGGTCTTGTCTTCGCCGTCAGTCTCGACCGGCTCGTTCGCGGCGGCCGCGTCTACGCCGCGCTCCTGGTCTGGCCCTATGCGGTCGCGCCCGCCGTCGCCGGCATCCTGTGGTGGTTTCTGTTCAATCCGACCATCGGTCTGCTGCCTTATCTGCTTGCCGCGGTCGGCTATCGCTGGGATCACGCGCTGCAGCCCACCGACGCCATGATCCTGGTCGTCATCGCCGCCAGCTGGAAGCAGGTTTCCTACAACTTCCTGTTCTTCACAGCGGGCTTGCAGGCGATCCCGAAGTCGATGATCGAGGCGGCGGCCATTGATGGCGCCGGGCCGGTGAAGCGTTTCTTCACCATCGTCTTCCCGCTCCTGTCACCCACCACCTTCTTCCTCGCCGTCATCAACCTCGTCTACGCGATGTTCGACACCTTCCCGGTGATCCACGCCACCACCGGCGGCAATCCGGCCCAGTCGACCAACATCCTCGTCTACAAGGTGTTCGTCGACGGCTTCATAGGCCTCAACCTCGGCTCTTCCGCCGCGCAGTCGGTGGTGCTGATGGCCATCGTCGTTGCGCTGACGGTGATCCAGTTCAAATGGGTCGAGCGCAAGGTAACCTATTGA
- the ugpB gene encoding sn-glycerol-3-phosphate ABC transporter substrate-binding protein UgpB has protein sequence MLTRSLIAGLALTLMSGSAFAATEITWWHAMGGELGKKLDEIVAKYNASQDEYKVTAVYKGSYPETMTAAIAAFRAKQQPDIVQVFEVGTGTMMAAKGAVYPVYQLMKDTGAAFDPKAFLSAVVGYYTDADGNMLSMPFNSSTPILYYNKDVFKKAGLDPEQPPKTWEDVEAYSKKIMSSGAAKCGFTTGWISWLQLENLSAWHNKPIGTLQNGIGGADAELTVNGDLQVRHWTNLKKWQDEGLFQYGGPAGGNDAPPKFYSQECAIYMNSSASRAGVIANSKDFQVGFGMLPYYSDVQGAPQNSIIGGATLWVLKGHNDAEYKGVANFFTFLSSPEVQADWHQYSGYLPITAAAYKLGQEQGFYAKNPGSDVAIKQITLNPPTDNSKGLRFGNYVQIRDVIDEEFQNLLAGKKAPKEALDSVVTRGNKLIADFRAANG, from the coding sequence ATGCTGACGCGGTCCCTCATCGCCGGACTAGCCTTGACCCTCATGTCCGGTTCCGCCTTTGCCGCTACCGAAATCACCTGGTGGCACGCCATGGGCGGCGAGCTCGGCAAGAAGCTCGACGAAATCGTCGCCAAGTACAATGCCTCGCAGGACGAGTACAAGGTAACGGCCGTCTACAAGGGCTCCTATCCCGAGACCATGACGGCCGCCATCGCCGCTTTCCGCGCCAAGCAGCAGCCCGACATCGTTCAGGTGTTCGAAGTGGGAACGGGTACGATGATGGCGGCAAAGGGCGCCGTCTATCCCGTTTACCAGCTGATGAAGGATACCGGTGCCGCCTTCGATCCCAAGGCGTTCCTGTCGGCCGTGGTCGGCTACTACACCGACGCCGACGGCAACATGCTGTCGATGCCGTTCAACTCCTCGACGCCGATCCTCTACTACAACAAGGATGTCTTCAAGAAGGCTGGGCTCGACCCCGAGCAGCCGCCGAAAACTTGGGAAGACGTCGAAGCCTATTCGAAGAAGATCATGTCGTCGGGTGCCGCCAAGTGCGGCTTCACCACCGGCTGGATCTCCTGGCTGCAGCTCGAGAACCTGTCGGCCTGGCACAACAAGCCGATCGGCACCCTCCAGAACGGTATCGGCGGCGCGGACGCCGAGCTGACCGTCAACGGCGACCTGCAGGTCCGTCACTGGACCAATCTCAAGAAGTGGCAGGACGAGGGACTGTTCCAGTATGGCGGTCCGGCCGGCGGCAACGACGCGCCGCCGAAGTTCTACAGCCAGGAATGCGCGATCTACATGAACTCGTCGGCCTCGCGCGCCGGCGTGATCGCCAACTCCAAGGATTTCCAGGTCGGTTTCGGCATGCTGCCCTATTACTCCGACGTGCAGGGCGCGCCGCAGAACTCGATCATCGGCGGCGCTACGCTGTGGGTGCTGAAGGGGCATAACGACGCCGAGTACAAGGGCGTCGCCAATTTCTTCACCTTCCTGTCGTCGCCGGAAGTGCAGGCCGACTGGCACCAGTATTCCGGTTATCTGCCGATCACCGCGGCGGCCTACAAGCTCGGCCAGGAGCAGGGCTTCTATGCCAAGAACCCCGGCTCCGACGTCGCCATCAAGCAGATCACCCTCAATCCGCCGACCGACAACTCCAAGGGTCTGCGCTTCGGCAACTACGTGCAGATTCGTGACGTGATCGACGAGGAGTTCCAGAATCTGCTGGCCGGCAAGAAGGCTCCGAAGGAGGCGCTCGACTCCGTCGTGACGCGCGGCAACAAGCTGATCGCCGACTTCCGCGCCGCGAACGGCTGA
- a CDS encoding ABC transporter permease gives MNAYRRGRARRILALIRKESFQIVRDPSSILIALVLPLILLFLFGYGVSLDTTRTSVGLVLEETTPATLDLAASFQNSRYFDVAVGRDRREFTSDLVQSRIGGILVIPNGFTADLTAARHPVVQVIVDGADPNTANFVQNYAAGTVSTWEAQRAAERALTATPLSIQQRFWFNPELKSRNFLVPGSITIVMTLVGTLLTSMVIAREWERGTMEAMMATPVTAWELLAGKIVPYFLLGLGSMTLCVVLAVFLFGVPFRGSILALYALSAAFLMPALGQGFLISAVTKNQFLASQLALLSGFLPSFLLSGFIFEINSMPLVIQYISMIVPARYLIPSLQSVFLAGDIWPMFLRAILVLVGFGLVLFAIAIRKTAKRIA, from the coding sequence ATGAACGCCTATCGCCGAGGTCGGGCCCGCCGCATTCTCGCTCTGATCCGCAAGGAGAGCTTCCAGATCGTTCGCGATCCCTCCAGCATCCTGATCGCGCTTGTTCTGCCGCTGATCCTGCTGTTTCTGTTCGGCTATGGCGTGTCGCTGGATACCACGCGCACCAGCGTCGGCCTCGTACTGGAGGAGACCACGCCCGCCACCCTCGATCTGGCGGCAAGCTTTCAGAACTCCCGCTATTTCGACGTGGCCGTTGGGCGCGACCGACGCGAATTCACCTCGGACCTCGTCCAGAGTCGGATCGGCGGCATCCTGGTCATCCCCAACGGCTTCACGGCCGATCTCACCGCCGCCCGCCACCCGGTGGTGCAGGTGATCGTCGATGGCGCCGATCCCAACACGGCCAACTTCGTGCAGAACTACGCTGCCGGAACGGTCTCGACCTGGGAAGCGCAGCGGGCGGCCGAGCGGGCGCTCACGGCGACGCCGCTCTCCATCCAGCAGCGATTCTGGTTCAATCCGGAGCTCAAGAGCCGCAACTTCCTGGTGCCGGGCTCTATCACCATCGTCATGACGCTTGTTGGCACATTGCTCACGTCGATGGTGATCGCCCGCGAATGGGAACGCGGCACCATGGAGGCGATGATGGCGACGCCGGTCACCGCCTGGGAGCTGCTGGCCGGCAAGATCGTGCCTTACTTCCTGCTCGGCCTCGGCTCGATGACTCTTTGCGTCGTTCTCGCGGTATTTCTGTTCGGCGTGCCGTTCCGAGGATCGATCCTGGCGCTCTATGCGCTGTCGGCCGCCTTCCTCATGCCGGCGCTGGGGCAGGGGTTCCTGATTTCGGCGGTCACCAAGAACCAGTTTCTTGCCTCGCAACTGGCGCTGCTGTCCGGCTTCCTGCCGAGCTTTCTGTTGTCGGGCTTCATTTTCGAGATCAACTCGATGCCGCTGGTGATCCAGTACATCTCGATGATCGTGCCGGCCCGCTACCTGATACCAAGCCTGCAGTCGGTGTTCCTGGCCGGCGACATATGGCCGATGTTTCTGCGCGCCATCCTGGTCCTGGTCGGCTTTGGCCTCGTTCTCTTCGCCATTGCCATCCGCAAGACAGCCAAGAGGATAGCCTGA
- the ugpE gene encoding sn-glycerol-3-phosphate ABC transporter permease UgpE: protein MIDRHPWLDALAHAVLIAGILIVAFPVYVAVIASTHGPNDFMSGLVPLLPGGEMVANYRSMLTDGLSSSGAPPLGGMLWNSLVMALSIAFGKIVISILSAYAIVYFRFPFRAVAFWMIFVTLMLPVEVRIVPTFKVVADLGLLDSYAGLTIPLIASATATFLFRQFFLTVPDELMEAARIDGAGPLKFFRDILLPLSRTNIAALFVILFIYGWNQYLWPLMVTTTSDHYTIVMGIKRMSDVADALPQWNVVMTTVVLAMLPPVIVVVGMQRLFVKGLIETEK from the coding sequence ATGATCGATCGCCATCCCTGGCTCGACGCGCTTGCCCATGCTGTGCTGATCGCCGGCATCCTGATCGTCGCCTTTCCCGTCTATGTCGCCGTGATCGCCTCGACGCATGGCCCCAACGATTTCATGTCGGGCTTGGTGCCTCTGCTGCCCGGCGGCGAAATGGTAGCCAACTATCGCTCGATGCTGACGGACGGCCTTTCCAGTTCGGGCGCGCCGCCGCTCGGCGGCATGTTGTGGAACTCGCTGGTGATGGCTCTCTCGATCGCCTTCGGCAAGATCGTCATCTCGATCCTGTCGGCCTACGCTATCGTCTATTTCCGGTTTCCTTTCCGGGCGGTCGCCTTCTGGATGATCTTCGTCACGCTGATGCTGCCGGTCGAGGTGCGCATCGTGCCGACGTTCAAGGTGGTGGCCGACCTCGGTTTGCTCGACAGCTACGCGGGCCTCACAATTCCTCTGATCGCCTCGGCAACCGCCACTTTCCTGTTTCGGCAGTTCTTCCTGACGGTGCCGGACGAACTGATGGAGGCGGCGCGCATCGACGGGGCAGGGCCGCTCAAGTTCTTCCGCGACATACTGCTGCCGCTCAGCCGCACCAACATCGCCGCGCTGTTCGTCATCCTCTTCATCTACGGCTGGAACCAGTATCTCTGGCCGCTGATGGTCACCACAACATCGGACCACTACACCATCGTCATGGGCATCAAGCGCATGTCGGACGTGGCCGACGCCTTGCCCCAATGGAACGTCGTCATGACCACCGTCGTGCTCGCCATGCTGCCGCCGGTCATCGTGGTGGTTGGCATGCAGCGGCTGTTCGTCAAGGGCCTGATCGAAACGGAGAAGTGA
- a CDS encoding ABC transporter permease, with protein MGLTRLLALVRKEFLALFRDPKSRMILIAPPVLQLLVFSYAATLEVRNVDVMVFNLDAGHWGSELTSRIEASPQFRLVQRTDNPAELRDAIDRERVIAAVEIGADFSRNIEAGTTADVAIILDGRRSNASQIVSGYISSIAAGLAADTPAGQRLASVRVGTAARNWFNPNLEFTWFMVPGLVASIAMLVGLLVTALAIARERELGTFDQLMVSPLRTHEILIGKVIPPILIGFVHISLFVLASVWIFGVPLRGSVVALYVAAFFYLISLVGFGLFISALAATQQQAILGAFLFLAPAMLLSGFATPIANMPEWLQVLTYINPLRYFLVIVRGVFLKDIPLAEIVVETVPMALIACATLPIAGWLFRRRLE; from the coding sequence ATGGGACTGACGCGCCTTCTCGCCCTTGTCCGAAAGGAGTTCCTCGCCCTCTTTCGCGATCCGAAGAGCCGCATGATCCTGATCGCGCCGCCGGTTCTGCAACTGTTGGTGTTTTCCTATGCCGCGACGCTGGAGGTGCGCAACGTCGACGTGATGGTGTTCAACCTCGACGCCGGCCACTGGGGGAGCGAACTCACGAGCCGCATCGAGGCCTCGCCGCAGTTCCGTCTCGTTCAGCGAACCGACAATCCGGCCGAGCTTCGCGATGCGATCGACCGCGAGCGCGTGATCGCCGCCGTCGAGATCGGAGCGGACTTCTCCCGCAACATCGAGGCGGGCACCACAGCCGATGTCGCCATCATTCTCGATGGCCGCCGCTCCAATGCCTCGCAGATCGTCTCGGGCTACATTTCATCGATCGCGGCGGGGCTTGCCGCCGACACCCCGGCCGGCCAGCGGCTCGCATCCGTTCGGGTCGGTACTGCCGCCCGCAACTGGTTCAACCCGAACCTTGAGTTCACGTGGTTCATGGTGCCCGGCCTCGTTGCGTCGATTGCCATGCTGGTCGGCCTGCTGGTCACGGCGCTGGCCATCGCCCGGGAACGTGAGTTGGGCACCTTCGACCAGTTGATGGTGTCGCCGCTTCGGACGCACGAAATCCTGATCGGCAAGGTCATTCCGCCGATCCTGATCGGCTTCGTGCATATCAGCCTGTTCGTCCTCGCCTCCGTCTGGATTTTCGGCGTACCGCTGCGCGGGTCGGTCGTCGCTCTCTATGTCGCCGCCTTCTTCTACCTGATCTCCCTGGTTGGGTTCGGACTGTTCATATCGGCGCTGGCGGCGACGCAGCAGCAGGCGATCCTCGGCGCCTTCCTGTTTCTGGCTCCGGCCATGCTGCTGTCCGGCTTCGCAACGCCGATCGCCAACATGCCCGAGTGGCTGCAAGTGCTCACCTACATCAATCCGCTCCGCTACTTCCTGGTGATCGTCCGCGGTGTGTTCCTGAAGGACATCCCGCTTGCCGAGATCGTCGTCGAGACGGTTCCGATGGCGTTGATCGCCTGCGCAACCTTGCCGATCGCCGGCTGGCTCTTCCGGCGCCGGCTGGAGTGA
- the ugpC gene encoding sn-glycerol-3-phosphate ABC transporter ATP-binding protein UgpC produces the protein MSAIEIAAVSKLYAGGVRAVSDVSLSIADGEFIVLVGPSGCGKSTLLRMIAGLETITSGTVSIGSRVVNEIDPAARNIAMVFQNYALYPHMSVYDNLAYGLRNRGVPKADIDTRVAEAARMLEIEPFLQRKPKQLSGGQRQRVAMGRAIVRKPDAFLFDEPLSNLDAKLRVSMRGEIRQLQRRLGVTSVYVTHDQLEAMTLADRIVVLNGGRIEQVGRPLDVYHNPASTFVASFIGSPAMNLADAKVTGGAVAIGGQMIASGVAGIKDGRLTIGLRAEDIHPAASGTGVPFSVRYVEELGAQRLVHGSVEGMHLTMALSPDLPLADEMRVVVAADRLHFFDGESGRRLSR, from the coding sequence ATGTCCGCCATTGAAATCGCCGCCGTAAGCAAGCTCTACGCCGGCGGCGTCCGGGCCGTCTCCGACGTCAGCCTGTCGATCGCCGATGGCGAGTTCATCGTGCTGGTGGGGCCGTCCGGCTGCGGCAAGTCGACGCTGCTCAGGATGATCGCAGGCCTTGAGACGATCACCTCGGGGACCGTCTCCATCGGCAGCCGGGTGGTCAACGAGATCGACCCGGCGGCCCGCAACATCGCTATGGTGTTCCAGAACTATGCGCTCTATCCACACATGAGCGTCTACGACAACCTTGCCTATGGCCTCAGGAACCGCGGCGTACCCAAGGCGGACATCGACACCCGGGTAGCCGAGGCGGCGCGCATGCTGGAAATCGAGCCCTTCCTCCAGCGCAAGCCGAAGCAGCTTTCAGGCGGTCAGCGGCAGCGCGTCGCCATGGGGCGCGCCATCGTGCGCAAGCCGGATGCCTTCCTGTTCGACGAGCCGCTCTCCAACCTCGACGCCAAGCTGCGCGTCTCGATGCGTGGCGAGATTCGCCAGTTGCAGCGCCGGCTCGGCGTCACCTCGGTTTACGTGACGCACGACCAGCTTGAGGCGATGACGCTGGCCGATCGGATCGTGGTGCTGAACGGCGGGCGCATCGAGCAGGTCGGCCGACCGCTCGATGTCTATCACAACCCAGCATCGACCTTCGTAGCGAGCTTCATCGGCTCGCCGGCCATGAACCTTGCCGATGCCAAGGTGACCGGAGGCGCCGTGGCCATCGGCGGGCAGATGATCGCGAGCGGGGTGGCCGGCATCAAGGACGGCCGGCTGACCATCGGTTTGCGGGCCGAGGATATTCATCCGGCGGCCTCCGGTACCGGCGTGCCTTTCTCCGTCCGCTATGTCGAGGAACTCGGAGCGCAGCGGCTGGTTCACGGCTCGGTCGAGGGGATGCACCTCACCATGGCACTGTCGCCGGACCTGCCGCTTGCCGACGAGATGCGTGTGGTGGTCGCCGCCGACCGGCTGCATTTCTTCGACGGAGAAAGCGGCAGGCGGCTCTCCCGATGA
- a CDS encoding HAMP domain-containing methyl-accepting chemotaxis protein, translating to MRWTVGKPRLKAWRLGILGKIVSGFLIALALMAIVAGVALRTFSQSNSVVTDLATRNVEVGIANDVQAKFLEYRRLSRELIYTSLPGTAQATEQQAELLRAAITEGVSKVSDFGQRDTLKELSLEFESYATELARIGTEKAKLATMRVQSMEPAIAAVQKGLEDVAAIALATSDASTRDTVNEILRLVLLVQNQVNVALANLDDESLQAALDTLTTADSWIDSSAKSGPKELRSTFAELRDKAQQYESDFTVIQASSLQNIKDVAALSDKVTGIINTLDAFMGVANKSQSALQAKSEQMLASSETMLWGISAGGLVVGIVLALLLGRGISRPIVSITSAMQRLSAGELAVTVPGLGRTDEVGTMAATLNVFKEGLVENERLRVEQDHAKAVTEERRRGEMSQLADAFEMAVGGVVQSVVSASSQLQLAARSMTSATEEVSGQSITVASAAEEASTNVETVAASAEELASSIGEIKRQADESTRVASRAASDAQATANRVRELADSANRIGEVVNLIDNIASQTNLLALNATIEAARAGEAGKGFAVVAAEVKQLADQTSKATSQISRQIGEIQSSTQSSAEAIVGITSIIEQLNAIASSIAAAVDQQGAATNEIARNVAQASSGTHQVSQNIVGITQAATESSSAATQVLASADDLARQSDTLRDEVSRFLSSVRTA from the coding sequence ATGCGCTGGACTGTTGGCAAACCCAGGTTGAAGGCCTGGCGACTCGGCATATTGGGCAAGATCGTTTCCGGCTTTCTGATAGCGCTCGCGTTGATGGCTATCGTCGCCGGGGTCGCGCTCCGGACCTTCTCCCAGTCGAACAGCGTGGTCACCGATCTCGCCACCCGCAACGTCGAGGTCGGCATCGCCAATGATGTCCAGGCGAAGTTCCTCGAGTATCGGCGTCTCAGCCGCGAGCTCATCTACACCTCGCTTCCCGGCACGGCTCAAGCCACAGAACAACAGGCCGAGCTTCTGCGCGCCGCCATCACCGAGGGTGTCAGCAAGGTCTCTGATTTCGGACAGCGCGACACTCTGAAGGAGCTGAGCCTGGAGTTCGAGTCCTATGCGACCGAGCTTGCCCGCATCGGCACGGAAAAGGCCAAGCTCGCCACGATGCGGGTCCAGTCCATGGAGCCCGCCATTGCCGCCGTGCAGAAGGGCCTCGAAGACGTCGCCGCCATCGCACTGGCCACCAGCGACGCCTCGACGCGCGACACGGTCAACGAGATCCTGCGGCTGGTGCTGCTGGTGCAGAACCAGGTCAACGTCGCCCTCGCCAATCTCGACGACGAGTCCCTCCAGGCAGCGCTCGACACGCTGACCACCGCCGACAGCTGGATCGACTCCTCGGCCAAGTCCGGCCCCAAGGAGTTGCGGTCGACCTTCGCCGAATTGCGCGACAAGGCACAGCAATACGAGTCCGACTTCACCGTCATCCAGGCATCGAGCCTCCAGAACATCAAGGATGTCGCGGCGCTCAGCGACAAGGTCACCGGCATCATCAACACGCTAGACGCCTTCATGGGTGTCGCCAACAAGAGCCAGTCCGCCCTTCAGGCCAAATCGGAGCAGATGCTGGCCTCGTCGGAGACCATGCTGTGGGGCATCTCGGCTGGCGGTCTCGTCGTCGGCATCGTTCTCGCCCTCCTTCTCGGTCGCGGCATTTCCCGGCCGATCGTATCGATCACCAGCGCCATGCAGCGCCTGTCCGCCGGTGAGCTGGCCGTGACCGTTCCCGGCCTCGGCCGGACCGACGAAGTCGGCACCATGGCGGCGACGCTCAACGTCTTCAAGGAAGGGCTGGTCGAGAACGAGCGCCTGCGCGTCGAGCAGGACCATGCCAAGGCCGTGACGGAGGAACGCCGGCGCGGGGAGATGAGCCAGCTTGCCGACGCGTTCGAAATGGCCGTGGGCGGGGTCGTCCAGTCGGTGGTCAGCGCATCATCCCAGTTGCAGCTGGCTGCCCGGTCGATGACCTCGGCCACCGAGGAGGTGTCGGGGCAGTCGATCACCGTCGCGAGCGCCGCCGAGGAAGCGTCCACCAACGTCGAGACCGTGGCGGCCTCGGCCGAAGAACTCGCCTCGTCCATCGGCGAGATCAAGCGGCAGGCGGATGAAAGCACCCGCGTCGCATCGCGTGCCGCCAGCGATGCGCAGGCGACGGCCAACCGCGTCCGCGAACTGGCAGACAGCGCCAATCGCATCGGCGAGGTGGTCAACCTCATCGACAACATCGCCAGCCAGACCAACCTCCTGGCGCTGAATGCCACCATCGAAGCAGCGCGGGCCGGCGAGGCGGGCAAGGGGTTCGCGGTGGTCGCCGCCGAGGTGAAACAGCTCGCCGACCAGACCTCGAAGGCCACGTCGCAAATCTCCCGCCAGATCGGCGAGATCCAGTCGTCGACGCAGTCGTCGGCCGAGGCGATCGTCGGCATCACCTCGATCATCGAGCAGCTCAACGCCATCGCTTCGTCGATCGCCGCGGCCGTCGACCAGCAGGGCGCGGCGACAAACGAGATCGCCCGCAACGTCGCCCAAGCCTCCTCGGGTACCCATCAGGTGTCGCAGAACATCGTCGGCATCACCCAGGCGGCAACCGAGTCCTCCAGCGCCGCAACCCAGGTGCTGGCATCGGCCGACGACCTCGCCCGCCAGTCGGACACGCTTCGCGACGAGGTCAGCCGTTTCCTGTCTTCGGTGCGCACCGCCTGA
- a CDS encoding cysteine hydrolase family protein, producing MTWKTARRSFYYDGAPEPLDPVLIAGKVALLVIDVQNVYLDRPDPSTLTGEDLARYHAWTPFHERMHGTVIPSIAKLLQSFRGRGLDVLYARIAALRHDGRDRSLSQKKPGWNDLLLPKDELPSQIVPAIAPEGDEIVVTKTTDSALTGTNLRLVLANLGITHVVCCGIFTDQCVASTVRSLADESFDVIVAEDACAAGTMDMHDRELEIMNMIYCSVMSSDEVIGYLPA from the coding sequence ATGACCTGGAAGACAGCCCGCCGCTCCTTTTACTACGACGGTGCCCCGGAACCGCTGGACCCCGTGCTCATCGCCGGCAAGGTGGCGCTGCTCGTCATCGACGTGCAGAACGTCTATCTCGACCGCCCCGATCCTTCGACGCTGACCGGCGAGGACCTCGCCCGCTATCACGCCTGGACGCCATTTCATGAGCGCATGCATGGCACGGTGATCCCGTCGATCGCAAAGCTGCTTCAAAGCTTCCGCGGTCGCGGTCTCGACGTGCTCTATGCCCGCATCGCCGCGTTGCGCCACGATGGACGCGATCGATCGCTGAGCCAGAAAAAGCCAGGCTGGAACGACCTTTTGCTGCCCAAGGACGAACTGCCGTCGCAGATCGTGCCGGCGATCGCCCCCGAAGGCGACGAAATCGTCGTCACCAAGACTACCGACAGCGCGCTGACGGGCACCAATCTCCGTCTGGTGCTTGCCAACCTCGGCATCACCCACGTCGTCTGTTGCGGCATCTTCACCGACCAGTGCGTCGCCTCGACGGTGCGCAGCCTTGCCGACGAGAGCTTCGACGTCATCGTCGCCGAGGATGCTTGCGCGGCCGGCACTATGGACATGCACGACCGAGAGCTGGAAATCATGAACATGATCTACTGCTCGGTGATGAGCAGCGACGAGGTGATCGGCTACCTGCCGGCCTGA